One window from the genome of Hyperolius riggenbachi isolate aHypRig1 chromosome 6, aHypRig1.pri, whole genome shotgun sequence encodes:
- the MRPS16 gene encoding small ribosomal subunit protein bS16m, with the protein MVHLTSQLLRRYHGGHVVIRMALGGCTNRPVYHIVAAYNKKARDGKHLDKLGTYDPMPNIFNEKLVSLNVERIKHWIGSGAHITKPVAKLFGLAGFFPLHPMTITAAERLRKAKEELANQPEESPKEEELA; encoded by the exons CTTCCCAGCTTTTACGTCGTTACCATGGAGGGCATGTGGTCATCCGAATGGCCCTCGGAGGGTGCACCAACAGGCCAGTCTACCACATTGTTGCTGCCTACAATAAGAAAGCACGAGACGGAAAACACCTGGACAAACTTGGCACATATGACCCAATGCCCAACATCTTTAATGAGAAGCTTGTAAGCCTCAATGTAGAGAGGATCAAACATTGGATTGGCTCTGGAGCGCATATTACCAAACCTGTTGCCAAACTATTTG GACTTGCAGGATTCTTTCCTTTGCATCCTATGACCATCACTGCAGCTGAGAGACTGAGGAAAGCTAAAGAAGAGTTGGCTAACCAGCCTGAAGAAAGTCCTAAGGAAGAGGAACTGGCCTGA